Genomic window (Nitrospira sp. CR1.1):
CTTGCAATCACCCTCCCAGAGTTTGAAATTTATTGAGTCGGCAGTGCCAGCCTTCAAGGACGTCTCAGCACGAAAGGATAATGCTCCCTTTTTGGGTAGAGGCTCGCCTTCCTGAATTAAGTAAATTAGCCCAACCGCACCGCCGATCTTGTCCTTGGCAGCGACGCCAATAGAGTGGGAAGCTGGTATGGCATCAATGGTCGCAGCTGTTCGAGATATTATCAGGTGAGACGTGTCAAGGGTTAGCGGTGACCCAGCGGCATCCAGCACATACACCTTGAAGCTATTCTCTCCCGGCCGGCTGAGGACCACGTCCACTGAGGCCCCGTCGCGAAGGGAAAGACGACCGGAAGACCATCCGTTATCGAGACAGTCGATTTGAAACTCTGTGCCGAGGGCAATTGTGCCACTGACTTTTGCTAGAATCTTGGCTTTCAGATCAGGCGTCCGGCTTGTGTAGACAAAGGAAACCGAGACGGGTCCGCCGATCGTGATCGTTCCGCGCGATTTCTTCCGTTCTCGATTGGTTGTACTCCAGTCTATCGATTCGGCAAATATTGCGGCCCCCTCCGCAACTGCGGTCATGGGGTTGATTTCACTCGAAGCGGCAATACCCAGTTCAGAAGATATTTTGTCGCGCAGTGGTTTGTATTGAGTGGGGCCTCCGACGAATATCATTCTTTCGACGTCTTGCGGCTCATATCCCGCTTTCCGCAAGGTAGTGCGAGCGGCCTCAATGGAATCTAAAATTTTTGGAGCAATAAGTTCGTCAAATTCCTGTCGTTTGAACGGTACATCGACGTAAAGTTCTCTTCCGTTCTCATCTGTCAAATTGAGTTCTGTCTCGGAAAGGCTGATTAGGCTATCTTCTCGTTGTGATAACTCGATTTTAGCCTTTTCAGCCGCCCAGAGAGCCATCCGAGCCAGAGGCTTATAGCGCGATTGCCTGTCAAACTCATCGGGTAAAGAGAAAGTGTGAAACAACCATGGCTTAACTACGGCATCGAAAATCTGGCGATCAAAGTCAGCTCCTCCGCACATCGCAATTCCGCCACCAGCTAAAAGGCTCACCCGTCCGGCTGTGCTCTGGGCGACGGCAATGTCCAGGGTGCCGCCTCCTAGGTCATAGATGCAAAAAAGGCCATCCTGCTTTCGTTGGCGCATGACGCTCATGACGGCGGCAACTGGCTCTTGCATCAGAGCGACTTGCCCGATCTGGGCAAGTGTGGCTGCAGTCGTTGTAGCGTCTTTTTGCATTTGATTGAATGCTGCTGGGACAGTGATGACAGTGCCGACTTCGTCACTATTTCGGATTTCTTCCGGTAGGTACCCAAACAGAGTCCGCAGGATTTCAGCAGAGCATTCTTCTGGCGTCATGGTGCGAGGCACAGCTGATAGATCAATTGGCGTATTAGTGCCCATGAACCGTTTAAATTTGACGGCAGCACGTTCGGGGCTTCGGGCCGCGCTTGCATATGCGCGCGAGCCGACATATTTCCCCCGTTTATCAAAAAAGATGGCTGAAGGCGTAACGTCATGTTGGTCCGGGCTCTTGTAAAGGCGTACAGTTTCACCGTTGTATGAACAAATGGCGCTATTGGTGGTGCCTAGATCGATGCCAACGTAATTCATATGTGCGCCTTTCGAAGCATCACTGTTCCGGCTCTTTTTAGACCTGTGGGGCCCATGATAATCGGTTCGATCATCTGATCAATTAGTAGGGGTGCGTCGGATGGGAAGTCGGCAAGGTTGACAGG
Coding sequences:
- a CDS encoding Hsp70 family protein, encoding MNYVGIDLGTTNSAICSYNGETVRLYKSPDQHDVTPSAIFFDKRGKYVGSRAYASAARSPERAAVKFKRFMGTNTPIDLSAVPRTMTPEECSAEILRTLFGYLPEEIRNSDEVGTVITVPAAFNQMQKDATTTAATLAQIGQVALMQEPVAAVMSVMRQRKQDGLFCIYDLGGGTLDIAVAQSTAGRVSLLAGGGIAMCGGADFDRQIFDAVVKPWLFHTFSLPDEFDRQSRYKPLARMALWAAEKAKIELSQREDSLISLSETELNLTDENGRELYVDVPFKRQEFDELIAPKILDSIEAARTTLRKAGYEPQDVERMIFVGGPTQYKPLRDKISSELGIAASSEINPMTAVAEGAAIFAESIDWSTTNRERKKSRGTITIGGPVSVSFVYTSRTPDLKAKILAKVSGTIALGTEFQIDCLDNGWSSGRLSLRDGASVDVVLSRPGENSFKVYVLDAAGSPLTLDTSHLIISRTAATIDAIPASHSIGVAAKDKIGGAVGLIYLIQEGEPLPKKGALSFRAETSLKAGTADSINFKLWEGDCKDPITDNRFIGLFKITGQDFSDGAISAGAELHCEYEILDSGQIILGVSVPSISGSFQNSRNFYSRQEGQIDYSKAAKLLQEQASQVQDRLDEMVSKVDDPRLTEVQERLSRAETAVGMMDPETTKQALDDVQQLKRLLAETRQTHLKTIRQLELDKAVTFFQKHVRPHARPSEISTFENLVKTAESVIMRYSSTFESHLDELRGKNFLILWRQDWFVIDRFKMFAEAVHLYPDCQEHAQLVAAGTEALRASDMEKVRHIVAQLEGARIGTAADDDMVAPTNIVLG